In Anseongella ginsenosidimutans, one genomic interval encodes:
- a CDS encoding RagB/SusD family nutrient uptake outer membrane protein has protein sequence MRKANHIYYLAGLAAGILTGCSSEFLDRPPQSQIVDANFYQTAEQVLAGTAPLYNLVWFDYNDKASHGIGDARGVFLLPAPISWKISR, from the coding sequence ATGAGAAAAGCTAATCATATATATTACCTTGCCGGCCTCGCAGCCGGTATTCTTACAGGCTGTTCTTCAGAATTTCTGGACCGTCCGCCACAGTCCCAGATCGTGGATGCCAATTTTTACCAAACAGCTGAACAAGTGCTGGCAGGCACGGCGCCCTTGTACAACCTCGTATGGTTTGATTATAACGACAAGGCTTCCCATGGAATAGGCGATGCCAGGGGGGTATTCTTACTTCCGGCTCCTATCAGCTGGAAAATATCCAGATGA
- a CDS encoding SusC/RagA family TonB-linked outer membrane protein, whose product MEVLQGPSATAIYGSRGTNGVVLITTKRGEAGQMKINYNFLYSVQDEPEMLSVMSLRQYAQMVNEYHAIAGGDSPGAFLDPSVLGEGTNWQDALFKTSPLQKHQLSLSGGSERTTFYLSGEYFDQEGVAIGSSFKRYSLRLNVDNQTRDWLKLSANLSLNQTDDQLGTSQENVINNAINIAPNVPVRNPDGSWGGPDAANGSSEQFTPLNPVAVASFIRNDLNRRGAMGGISADISILKGLTFRTSLNGEVRYSNSSYFIPTYQLGDRPNEVASLAVNRGTNIYWNLNQLAQYNTSIGKHEIGIMASHESQESSWENLSGSRTGFVTNEIPDLNIGSPDGAINGGGRGDWAMESYLGRLNYSYDGRYILQAAIRADGSSNFGPENRWGVFPSVSAAWRISQESFMQDVTYIEELKLRLETGLTGNQGSEGVFSPLNSVATPWGAGFLAGRYGNQELKWEETQTYNIGFNLSILENRVQLEGDFYIKKTDNLLMPNPLPDYMGTAGQGSIAPPIVNVGSLENRGYGFTLNTINIDRKGFQWNSNFNISGFRPKLTKLYSETAFLQRSAWYLNNWTQRSDIGKAPWLFYGYVYDGLFQSLEEIEASALPTDNTGAELAANPNSVWVGDIRYKDLNDDGVIDERDQTFIGNPWPDFSFGFSNSFSYKGFDLSILLTGTYGNDVFNYLRFVNTNPNNINLGRNLLEETFAYARIGTGDNGAPRLLNPETSVPRVSGSDVNGNGARFTDKFVEDGSYIRIKNIQLGYNLPESFLGRQPVIQAARLSVGVQNLATFTRYKGYDPEIGSFVGRDVAADTQPTGLDYGRYPSTPIYTFSVGLDF is encoded by the coding sequence ATGGAGGTCCTTCAGGGGCCTTCCGCAACCGCCATTTATGGCTCGCGGGGCACGAATGGCGTCGTGCTGATCACCACCAAAAGAGGAGAGGCCGGACAGATGAAGATCAATTATAATTTCCTGTATAGTGTGCAGGATGAGCCGGAAATGCTGTCGGTAATGAGCCTGCGGCAATACGCGCAAATGGTGAATGAATACCATGCCATAGCAGGAGGGGATTCCCCCGGGGCTTTTCTGGATCCTTCTGTACTCGGCGAAGGCACAAACTGGCAGGACGCTCTTTTTAAAACATCTCCCCTGCAAAAACACCAGCTCAGCCTGAGCGGAGGAAGCGAACGCACTACCTTTTACCTTTCAGGAGAATATTTCGACCAGGAAGGCGTAGCTATCGGCTCCTCTTTTAAACGGTATTCGCTGAGGCTGAACGTGGACAATCAAACCCGCGACTGGCTGAAATTAAGCGCTAACCTTTCCCTGAATCAAACGGATGATCAACTTGGGACCTCCCAGGAAAATGTCATCAACAATGCGATTAATATTGCGCCCAATGTGCCGGTCAGAAATCCTGACGGGAGCTGGGGAGGGCCCGATGCCGCGAACGGCAGCAGCGAACAGTTTACTCCGCTCAATCCGGTTGCAGTTGCCAGCTTCATCCGGAATGATCTTAACCGGAGAGGCGCAATGGGAGGCATCAGCGCGGATATTAGTATTCTCAAAGGCTTAACCTTCCGTACTTCCCTGAACGGTGAAGTGCGGTATAGCAATTCCAGCTATTTCATACCTACCTACCAGCTCGGTGACCGGCCAAATGAGGTAGCAAGCCTGGCAGTGAACAGAGGAACCAATATTTACTGGAACCTGAACCAGCTGGCGCAGTACAACACAAGTATCGGGAAACATGAAATTGGTATAATGGCAAGTCATGAATCCCAGGAATCCAGCTGGGAAAACTTATCCGGATCAAGAACGGGCTTTGTTACCAATGAGATCCCCGACCTGAATATCGGCAGCCCGGACGGAGCCATAAATGGCGGTGGCCGGGGCGATTGGGCCATGGAATCTTATCTGGGCCGGCTGAATTACAGTTATGATGGCAGGTATATTCTCCAGGCAGCCATCCGGGCTGACGGTTCATCGAATTTCGGGCCGGAAAACCGATGGGGCGTTTTCCCTTCTGTGTCGGCTGCCTGGAGGATTTCTCAGGAATCATTTATGCAGGATGTCACGTATATCGAGGAATTGAAATTACGTCTTGAAACCGGGCTCACCGGCAACCAGGGAAGCGAGGGAGTGTTTTCTCCTCTGAATTCCGTGGCTACTCCCTGGGGAGCCGGCTTTCTTGCCGGGCGCTACGGGAACCAGGAGTTGAAATGGGAGGAAACCCAAACCTATAATATTGGATTTAACCTCAGTATCCTGGAAAACCGTGTGCAGCTGGAAGGAGATTTTTATATCAAGAAGACGGATAACCTGTTGATGCCTAATCCTCTTCCCGATTATATGGGCACCGCGGGACAGGGTTCTATTGCTCCTCCTATCGTCAATGTGGGCTCCCTGGAAAACAGGGGATACGGGTTTACCCTGAACACCATTAATATAGACCGGAAGGGTTTTCAGTGGAACAGTAATTTCAATATATCTGGATTCAGGCCCAAACTAACTAAACTGTATTCGGAAACAGCTTTCCTGCAGCGTTCCGCCTGGTACCTTAATAACTGGACACAGCGTTCGGATATAGGGAAGGCGCCCTGGCTGTTCTATGGCTATGTCTATGACGGCTTGTTTCAATCATTGGAGGAGATCGAAGCAAGCGCCCTGCCTACCGATAATACTGGTGCGGAGCTGGCTGCAAACCCGAACTCGGTATGGGTAGGGGATATCCGGTACAAGGATCTGAACGATGACGGCGTAATTGATGAGCGGGATCAAACCTTTATTGGAAACCCCTGGCCGGACTTCTCATTTGGGTTCAGCAATTCATTCAGTTATAAAGGCTTCGACCTGAGCATCCTCCTTACCGGAACCTATGGCAATGATGTTTTCAATTACCTGCGTTTTGTAAACACCAATCCGAACAATATCAATCTTGGCAGGAATCTCCTGGAAGAAACCTTTGCTTACGCCAGGATTGGCACAGGCGACAACGGGGCTCCCCGCCTGCTGAACCCGGAAACTTCGGTACCCAGGGTGTCGGGTTCGGATGTTAATGGCAACGGAGCCAGGTTTACCGATAAGTTCGTGGAAGACGGATCGTATATAAGGATCAAGAATATTCAGCTAGGCTATAATTTGCCTGAGTCTTTTTTAGGGCGGCAGCCTGTAATACAGGCCGCCCGGCTTTCAGTGGGCGTACAGAACCTGGCCACTTTTACCCGGTACAAGGGGTATGATCCTGAAATAGGGTCTTTTGTGGGCAGGGATGTGGCTGCGGATACGCAGCCAACCGGACTCGATTACGGCCGTTATCCTTCGACCCCCATCTACACTTTCAGCGTTGGACTCGATTTTTAA
- a CDS encoding carboxypeptidase-like regulatory domain-containing protein, whose amino-acid sequence MRKFMAILLAIVVMSQGKVFPQDGGPGEHAVSGKVTAAADGSPMPGVSVLLKGTINGISTDLEGNYTISAAPNDVLVFSFLGYESQEVIVGSQRTIDVSLTEDVANLDEVVVVGYGQMKRADISGAQVSVTAEDIGKTLNTTIGQALQGRAAGVYVTQNSGQPGGGISVNIRGINSINGSNEPLYVIDGVQIAPGTVAYGATSSMNPWPG is encoded by the coding sequence ATGAGGAAGTTCATGGCCATACTGCTGGCTATTGTGGTAATGTCCCAGGGTAAGGTTTTTCCCCAGGACGGCGGTCCCGGCGAACATGCAGTCAGCGGAAAAGTAACCGCCGCCGCTGACGGAAGCCCCATGCCGGGAGTAAGTGTGCTTTTAAAGGGAACCATTAACGGAATTTCGACAGACCTTGAAGGGAATTATACTATTTCAGCCGCCCCCAACGATGTGCTTGTATTCTCATTTCTTGGATATGAGTCACAGGAAGTGATAGTCGGCAGCCAGCGCACTATCGATGTTTCCCTTACTGAAGATGTCGCGAACCTGGATGAAGTGGTGGTAGTGGGTTACGGGCAGATGAAAAGGGCCGATATCAGCGGAGCCCAGGTTTCTGTTACCGCTGAAGATATCGGCAAAACCTTAAACACGACCATTGGCCAGGCCTTGCAGGGCCGTGCTGCCGGAGTTTATGTGACCCAGAACAGCGGACAGCCCGGAGGCGGTATATCGGTCAACATAAGGGGCATCAATTCTATTAACGGCAGTAATGAACCCCTGTATGTAATAGATGGCGTGCAGATCGCTCCGGGGACGGTTGCTTACGGCGCCACCAGTTCCATGAACCCCTGGCCGGGCTGA
- a CDS encoding hybrid sensor histidine kinase/response regulator transcription factor: MRYVYILIFFLSFSCLRAVSQEIQYQFAHLDISNGLSHNQVNCILKDKKGFMWFGTMSGLNRYDGYTIRTFKHDLRDSSSISDNYISNLFEGPLGDIWVETLDGINIYHPETGSFTRDIGPALKKLSLPDAHITDMMEDSRGNYWFAYSTSGLYRYSPASGATTSLHPGKGDKSSLSSSSIAAIEEDNEGNFWIFHADGMLELLDGKSFGVIYRNNSLAGVAGEHTGEISGPDLFIDAENDLWIYFRSTAGGIYYFNTTQKVLSHFSRSSGRARLNNDIITGIVQDSRGLIWIGTDHGGINLIDKRTFSVRQILYNEDDKKSLSQNSIYSLYKDDEGIIWAGTYKKGVNYYHESIVKFPHYQHQRSNPESLPFNDINAFVEDEKGNLWIGTNGGGLLYFDREKNSFRQFLHDPSDPGSLSNDVIVCLCLDHQGKLWIGTYYGGLNCYDGDKFIHYKHDPERPESLSDNRVWEIIEDSRHNLWIGTLNGGLNLFDRESNIFSHYKSEDPNSVTSNYIADLTEDAEGNLWVGTSHGINVLDQASGKFSRYLHQAGEPGSLSNNNVVTIMEDSRGLVWAGTREGLNLMDKQRNSFRVFRKEDGLSDNTVLGILEAENGDLWISTTNGISRLTISRKAGTDSLNFRFKNFDEADGLQGKAFNENAELKTGKGELVFGGANGFNIIDPANIHFNKSTFPVVLTELQLFNREVKAGDTINGRVLLSRSITETKSVTFKHTEDVISLEFAALSFFHPQKTRYAYILEGFNDHWLTTDARQRKITYTNLDPGEYRFRIKAANNEGAWSEDELLLLIRVLPPFWETPLAFLIYALLIIATLLLARRFILERERIKFRLAQERTEAQRMHELDMMKIRFLTNVSHEFRTPISLILSPVEKLVRHADSPADKNHLLMIQRNARRLLNLVNQLLDFRKIEVQELRLNLAENNVVQFVREITASFSDVSENKNVTLSFCPEIQDLHMAFDADKLEKILFNLLSNAFKFTPCGGSIQVKLGLQPAAGSGEQQLKIQVIDNGIGIPADKQEKVFERFFQSELPASILNQGSGIGLSIAREFAQLHKGTIHLRSHPGKGSCFTVLLPLEKSGSQGMVRARNRPANGLWVSGRRRRHEINLISAHGRKKSQVLLVEDNEDFRFYLKDGLEENFIILEAGNGTEGWEMAAKHIPDIVVSDIMMPGLNGMELCRKIKSDRRTSHVPVILLTALAEEEQELEGLETGADDYVTKPFSFDVLLLRIKNLVAQRELVRKSFQKHMEIKPSEVSITPLDESLIQKAIALVEENIANADFSVEDLSGKLNMSRVALYKKLLSLTGKSPIEFIRVIRLKRAAQLLGKSQLTVSEIAYQVGFNNPKYFTQYFKKEFNIPPSRYQAEKLKEG; this comes from the coding sequence ATGCGATACGTATACATACTGATATTCTTTCTCAGCTTCTCCTGCCTGCGGGCGGTATCGCAGGAGATCCAGTATCAGTTTGCGCACCTTGACATAAGCAACGGATTATCCCATAATCAGGTCAATTGCATTTTAAAGGATAAAAAAGGCTTTATGTGGTTCGGGACGATGTCGGGGCTCAACCGGTACGACGGTTATACTATCCGGACATTTAAGCACGACCTTCGCGACTCCTCATCCATCAGCGATAATTACATAAGCAATTTGTTTGAAGGCCCTTTGGGGGATATTTGGGTAGAAACCCTCGACGGTATCAATATTTACCATCCCGAAACCGGGTCATTTACGCGGGATATCGGGCCAGCATTAAAAAAATTATCCCTCCCGGATGCGCATATTACAGATATGATGGAAGACAGCCGGGGAAACTACTGGTTCGCATATTCCACTTCAGGCCTGTACCGGTATTCTCCGGCAAGCGGCGCCACCACCTCGTTGCATCCCGGGAAAGGGGATAAAAGCAGTTTAAGCTCTTCCAGCATTGCCGCGATCGAGGAAGACAACGAAGGTAATTTTTGGATATTTCACGCAGACGGGATGCTGGAGTTGCTTGACGGGAAAAGCTTCGGCGTCATCTACCGGAATAACAGCCTGGCTGGTGTAGCCGGAGAGCATACCGGAGAAATTTCAGGCCCTGACTTGTTCATTGATGCTGAAAACGATCTCTGGATCTATTTCCGCAGTACCGCCGGAGGGATCTATTATTTTAATACCACGCAAAAGGTACTCAGCCATTTCAGCAGGTCCTCCGGCCGGGCAAGGCTGAATAATGACATTATCACCGGAATAGTTCAGGACAGCAGGGGGCTGATCTGGATCGGCACCGACCACGGTGGCATTAACCTGATAGATAAACGCACATTCTCCGTCAGGCAAATTCTTTATAACGAAGACGATAAAAAAAGCCTCAGCCAAAACAGTATTTACAGCTTATACAAGGACGACGAGGGGATCATCTGGGCGGGTACGTATAAAAAGGGCGTCAACTATTACCATGAAAGCATTGTCAAATTCCCGCATTACCAGCACCAGCGATCGAACCCGGAAAGCTTACCCTTTAACGATATAAATGCTTTCGTGGAAGATGAAAAGGGCAACCTGTGGATCGGGACCAACGGCGGAGGCCTTCTCTATTTCGACCGCGAGAAGAATAGCTTCCGGCAATTCCTGCATGACCCTTCCGATCCTGGCAGTTTAAGCAATGATGTAATAGTATGCCTTTGCCTGGACCACCAGGGAAAACTTTGGATAGGCACCTATTACGGCGGGTTGAATTGTTATGACGGAGACAAGTTCATCCACTACAAGCACGATCCTGAAAGGCCGGAAAGCCTTTCCGACAACCGCGTTTGGGAGATCATCGAAGATTCCCGCCATAATTTATGGATTGGCACCCTCAACGGAGGGCTTAATCTGTTTGACCGGGAAAGCAATATATTTTCTCATTATAAAAGTGAAGACCCCAACTCGGTTACTTCCAACTACATTGCAGACCTTACAGAAGATGCGGAAGGAAATCTTTGGGTGGGCACTTCGCATGGAATCAACGTACTGGACCAGGCCTCCGGCAAATTCAGCCGCTACCTGCACCAGGCCGGCGAGCCGGGCAGCCTCAGTAACAATAACGTCGTCACCATCATGGAAGACAGCCGGGGCCTGGTTTGGGCCGGAACACGCGAAGGGCTGAACTTGATGGATAAACAGCGTAACAGCTTCCGGGTTTTCAGGAAAGAAGACGGCTTGTCGGATAATACCGTGCTGGGCATCCTCGAAGCAGAAAACGGAGATCTGTGGATAAGCACCACCAACGGGATCTCACGGCTCACAATCAGCAGAAAGGCCGGAACCGACAGCCTGAACTTCAGGTTTAAAAATTTTGACGAAGCCGACGGGTTGCAGGGGAAAGCATTCAATGAGAATGCCGAACTCAAAACCGGGAAAGGGGAACTGGTTTTTGGAGGGGCAAATGGTTTTAACATCATAGATCCCGCTAACATTCACTTTAATAAAAGCACGTTTCCCGTTGTTTTAACGGAACTTCAGCTATTTAACAGGGAGGTTAAAGCAGGAGACACGATCAATGGCAGGGTCCTCCTTTCCAGGAGCATTACAGAAACAAAATCCGTTACGTTCAAGCATACTGAAGACGTCATTTCCCTTGAATTTGCCGCCCTCAGCTTCTTTCACCCGCAAAAGACGCGCTACGCCTATATTCTTGAAGGATTTAACGATCACTGGCTGACAACCGACGCCCGCCAGCGCAAAATAACTTATACCAACCTGGATCCGGGCGAATACCGGTTCCGGATAAAAGCCGCTAACAATGAAGGAGCCTGGAGCGAAGATGAACTGCTGCTGCTGATCAGGGTCTTGCCACCCTTCTGGGAAACTCCCCTTGCATTCCTGATCTATGCGTTGCTGATCATTGCTACATTGCTGCTCGCCAGACGGTTTATCCTGGAACGGGAACGCATAAAATTCCGCCTGGCACAGGAACGTACCGAGGCACAGCGGATGCACGAGCTGGATATGATGAAGATCCGCTTCCTGACCAATGTCAGCCACGAGTTCAGAACCCCTATTAGCCTCATACTTTCGCCGGTTGAGAAACTGGTAAGGCATGCCGACAGCCCTGCTGATAAAAATCACCTGCTGATGATCCAGCGCAATGCCAGAAGGCTCCTGAACCTTGTAAATCAATTGCTCGATTTCCGGAAAATAGAGGTTCAGGAACTGCGGCTGAACCTGGCCGAAAACAATGTGGTACAGTTTGTCAGGGAAATCACCGCATCGTTTTCGGATGTTTCGGAGAATAAGAACGTAACCCTTAGCTTTTGCCCGGAAATACAGGACCTGCATATGGCGTTTGACGCCGATAAGCTGGAGAAAATCTTATTTAACCTACTGTCCAACGCCTTTAAATTCACTCCCTGCGGCGGAAGTATCCAGGTTAAGCTGGGGCTGCAACCCGCAGCAGGTTCCGGGGAACAACAGCTTAAGATACAGGTAATTGACAATGGCATCGGCATTCCGGCAGACAAGCAGGAAAAAGTGTTCGAACGATTCTTCCAGAGCGAACTTCCCGCATCCATATTAAACCAGGGCAGCGGCATAGGGCTCTCCATCGCCAGGGAGTTCGCGCAGCTTCATAAGGGAACCATTCACCTTCGCAGTCACCCCGGAAAAGGAAGCTGTTTTACCGTACTGCTTCCCCTGGAGAAGAGCGGCTCTCAGGGGATGGTTCGGGCCAGGAACCGGCCGGCTAACGGCCTTTGGGTATCCGGCAGAAGGCGCAGGCATGAAATAAACCTAATCAGCGCTCATGGAAGAAAGAAAAGCCAGGTACTCCTGGTGGAAGATAACGAGGATTTCCGGTTTTATTTAAAAGACGGGCTGGAGGAAAACTTTATCATACTGGAAGCAGGCAATGGCACCGAAGGCTGGGAAATGGCTGCCAAACATATCCCCGATATCGTTGTAAGCGATATCATGATGCCCGGATTGAACGGTATGGAACTATGCCGGAAAATCAAGTCGGACCGGCGTACTTCTCATGTCCCGGTCATTCTTCTGACGGCGCTTGCGGAAGAAGAACAGGAACTGGAAGGGCTGGAGACAGGGGCAGATGATTATGTAACCAAGCCTTTCAGCTTTGATGTGCTGCTTTTGCGCATCAAAAACCTGGTTGCCCAGCGAGAGCTGGTGAGGAAATCATTTCAGAAACACATGGAGATCAAACCCAGCGAAGTGAGCATTACGCCCCTTGATGAAAGCTTGATCCAAAAAGCCATCGCGCTGGTGGAAGAAAACATTGCCAACGCCGATTTTTCAGTAGAAGACCTCAGCGGAAAATTGAATATGAGCCGGGTTGCGCTTTACAAAAAACTGCTTTCCCTGACCGGAAAGAGCCCCATAGAGTTCATCAGGGTGATCCGTCTGAAAAGGGCGGCGCAACTCCTGGGAAAAAGCCAGCTCACGGTATCGGAAATAGCCTACCAGGTAGGCTTTAACAATCCGAAGTATTTTACCCAATATTTTAAAAAGGAATTCAACATCCCGCCTTCCAGGTACCAGGCAGAAAAGCTGAAAGAGGGGTAG
- the rhaM gene encoding L-rhamnose mutarotase, protein MEKIAFKMQLKPGCREEYKRRHEALWPEIRALLKENGISDYTIFLDEASDTLFAVQMLAGNSSSQALGAHEVVQKWWAYMADISVTNPDNSPVSIPLEKVFHMD, encoded by the coding sequence ATGGAGAAAATTGCATTTAAAATGCAGTTGAAACCCGGTTGCAGGGAAGAATACAAGCGGCGCCATGAAGCGCTCTGGCCTGAAATAAGAGCTTTGCTGAAAGAAAACGGCATCAGTGATTATACAATTTTCCTGGATGAGGCCAGCGATACGCTTTTCGCCGTCCAGATGCTGGCCGGAAACAGTTCATCCCAGGCGCTAGGCGCTCATGAAGTGGTGCAGAAATGGTGGGCTTACATGGCGGATATTTCCGTAACTAACCCGGATAATTCGCCGGTTTCCATTCCGCTTGAAAAGGTTTTCCATATGGATTGA
- a CDS encoding 3-keto-disaccharide hydrolase, whose amino-acid sequence MIRNFKPAISMLATGCLIFMTACNPSPKNSAEQAQDTASLAPAGEDEGFVQLFDGESLEGWKGDTSLWRVENGNLVGEIKPGNSLENNSFIIWQGGTPGDFELKAEFRISEGGNSGINYRSELLGDIPNALRGYQADIDGAARYTGQNYEERGRTTLAYRGQKVTIPATEGEVREHVKGNAWTPAEVTEELGTSDSLKEHVKLGDWNEIRIVASGNHLQHYVNGVLMSDVTDNDTVNGKASGYLGVQVHVGPPMKVEYRNIRLKEL is encoded by the coding sequence ATGATCCGGAACTTTAAACCAGCCATTAGCATGCTTGCCACGGGCTGCCTGATTTTTATGACCGCTTGTAACCCTTCTCCGAAAAATAGTGCAGAACAGGCGCAGGATACTGCTTCCCTGGCCCCGGCGGGGGAAGACGAAGGTTTTGTCCAGCTCTTTGACGGCGAAAGCCTCGAAGGCTGGAAAGGCGATACCAGCTTGTGGCGCGTGGAAAACGGGAATCTTGTGGGAGAGATCAAGCCGGGAAACAGCCTTGAAAACAATTCTTTTATTATCTGGCAGGGAGGCACTCCCGGTGATTTTGAACTTAAAGCGGAATTCCGGATATCGGAAGGCGGAAACAGCGGGATCAACTATCGCAGCGAGCTACTCGGAGATATACCCAATGCGCTGAGGGGATACCAGGCTGATATTGACGGTGCAGCGCGCTATACCGGCCAGAATTACGAAGAACGCGGCCGTACTACACTGGCTTACCGAGGGCAGAAAGTAACCATCCCCGCTACCGAAGGAGAGGTACGTGAACATGTGAAAGGCAATGCCTGGACGCCGGCAGAGGTCACCGAAGAACTGGGAACGAGTGATTCCCTGAAGGAGCATGTAAAACTGGGCGACTGGAATGAGATCCGGATCGTGGCCAGTGGAAATCATCTGCAGCATTATGTGAACGGCGTACTCATGAGCGATGTGACGGATAACGATACCGTAAACGGAAAAGCCAGCGGATATCTCGGGGTCCAGGTACATGTGGGCCCGCCCATGAAAGTGGAGTACCGCAATATCCGGCTAAAGGAATTGTAA
- a CDS encoding Gfo/Idh/MocA family protein: MENKKEIRIGLVGCGFMGRTHSNGYNRASNFFPDLQYRPVLKAVCSRNPEKVAAFASQWGYESTETDWKALVAREDIDAVDICTPNNMHAEIAIAAAEAGKMVLCEKPLARTMDESVAMVEAVEKAGVKNTIWYNYRRLPAVTLAKQVIDSGKLGRIFHYRANFLQDWTISADLPQGGESLWRLDANAAGSGVTGDLLAHCIDTAMWLNGAIKDVSAVTETFIKERMHQLSGQMQKVAIDDACIFHCHFGNGSLGLFESTRYARGHKALYTFEINGEHASIRWDLHDLNRLEYFDHADESNVRGWRSIHVTDGDQPYMDKWWVPGLGIGYEHSFIHQVADFLKSLETGEPCAPTFRDALQTQKVCEAVLESAASGSWKDTGVSGNI; the protein is encoded by the coding sequence ATGGAAAATAAGAAAGAAATAAGGATAGGATTGGTTGGCTGCGGTTTCATGGGAAGGACCCACTCCAACGGCTATAACCGGGCAAGCAACTTCTTCCCGGATCTGCAGTACCGGCCCGTTTTAAAAGCAGTATGCTCCCGTAACCCGGAAAAGGTCGCTGCCTTTGCCAGTCAGTGGGGGTATGAGTCTACAGAAACGGATTGGAAGGCGCTGGTGGCCCGGGAAGATATAGATGCGGTTGATATCTGTACTCCAAATAATATGCATGCTGAAATTGCTATCGCCGCGGCGGAAGCCGGGAAGATGGTACTTTGCGAGAAGCCGCTGGCCCGCACCATGGACGAGTCCGTGGCGATGGTGGAAGCTGTTGAAAAGGCCGGCGTAAAAAACACCATTTGGTATAATTACCGCCGCCTGCCGGCGGTGACCCTGGCGAAACAGGTCATTGATTCAGGAAAGCTGGGCCGCATCTTTCATTACCGGGCTAATTTCCTGCAGGACTGGACCATCAGCGCTGACCTGCCCCAGGGCGGGGAATCGCTTTGGCGCCTGGACGCGAACGCGGCCGGCTCCGGCGTTACCGGCGACCTGCTCGCTCACTGTATTGACACGGCAATGTGGCTGAACGGAGCCATTAAGGATGTGTCCGCCGTCACGGAAACGTTCATTAAGGAGCGGATGCACCAGCTCAGCGGGCAGATGCAGAAAGTCGCAATTGACGACGCCTGTATTTTCCATTGCCATTTCGGGAACGGTTCCCTCGGGCTTTTTGAATCTACCCGTTACGCACGGGGGCATAAAGCCTTATACACCTTCGAGATCAACGGAGAGCATGCTTCTATCCGCTGGGACCTGCATGACCTGAACCGCCTGGAATATTTTGACCACGCGGATGAATCAAATGTAAGAGGCTGGCGGTCCATTCACGTGACTGACGGTGATCAGCCTTACATGGATAAATGGTGGGTGCCGGGCCTGGGCATCGGCTACGAGCATTCTTTTATTCACCAGGTGGCTGATTTTCTCAAAAGCCTGGAAACCGGGGAGCCTTGCGCGCCTACATTCCGGGACGCGCTGCAAACGCAAAAAGTATGCGAAGCGGTGCTGGAATCGGCTGCTTCCGGAAGCTGGAAAGACACCGGCGTAAGCGGTAACATTTAA